The genomic DNA TTTTTTGCTTTGCAGACTTGTAGATTGCATCAATAATATGCATGCGATCGACAGCTTCTGCGGCAGTTGATGTAATAGGAAACAGTCCTTGCACGGCGCCAATGAAATGTTTGAGTTCGTTTTGATACGAACGCTTGTAAATATCCTCGAGCGAACCAATGCGCTGGGGTGTAACATTCACCAAGTTGTTGTGAATTTTCTTGTGAAACTTCAGTGGATAGACACGTGCAAAGCCATCTTGACCATAGACATTGCAAAAGAGCAAGTCTTGATCGACTTCAAAATTCCAGCCCGTCTCTATAGAAATCGCTTGTCCATTTTTCAGCCGTACTAAAACCGATGAAAAGTCTTCGACATTGGTTGAATCTTGGTCATGCGCATGCTTTTCGAAATTGACAGCTGAGACGCTTTTAGGTTTAGGGAAATTCAGTAGCCATAGAGCAAGGTCGAGTACCATGATGCCTAAATCCAAAATGACGCCGCCGCCGGAGACACTTTTTTGAACCTTCCATTGCCGGTCGACAGGATTTTTTTTAGCCAGCCAGCTTTAACGAAGAACACCTCGCCAATTTCTCCGTTTTGAATAAAACTTTTCATCACCATGGCGTCGGGGCGAAAGCGTTGATTCATGCCAACCATGACTTTAACACTTGTGGGTGTAACGGCATCGAGAATTTCTTTGGCTTCTTTTGCTGTGCGTGCAAGAGGTTTTTCAACAAGGCAATGTTTGCCTGCTTTAGCAGCAGCAATCGTGATGGCTTTGTGCGTATTGGTTGGCGTGGCAATAATCACCGCATCAAGCTCAGGCATTGCCAGCATATCTTCATAGTGCTGAAAGACATGCTTGACTTTGTAGCGCTCACCGACCAACTTAGCTTTTGCCTGCTCGATATCGCAGACGGCAACAAGGTCTGCACCATCAAGTTTTGAAAGAATAGGTAAATGCGCAACTTGTGAGATATTTCCTAAGCCGATAACGCCGACTTTGACTTTTTGCATCCTCGACTGTATTTACAAAATTAAGTTAGAGAAATCTTGTATGCATGTGCCATGTCAGCGTCGCTCAGAGATGCGCGCCGTCGCCAGTATAATTAACGCTCATACTTGCTCCCGCCCACGCTGCTCATAATCTTACCAATCATGTCGTTGTAAGTGCGCACGGATTCTAACTCATCTTTGCCGACCATAGAGTTTTGATGCAAGCCCTCCAAAATAAATTCCATAGCACTTGCAAGCTCCGCTTTACTCTTGGGTTGCATCGTTTTTTCTGCAACTTCGCGCAGACCTTTGACTTTGTCGAGCGCCTTGAAGTAATCTTCAAACTTCATATCATCAAAAATATCGACCTGATTGCCTTGTGAGAACCAATTGGTGATGGTCGCATAAGGCGATTGACCTTGAACTTTCTTATTGGG from [Chlorobium] sp. 445 includes the following:
- a CDS encoding dehydrogenase; translation: MDLGIMVLDLALWLLNFPKPKSVSAVNFEKHAHDQDSTNVEDFSSVLVRLKNGQAISIETGWNFEVDQDLLFCNVYGQDGFARVYPLKFHKKIHNNLVNVTPQRIGSLEDIYKRSYQNELKHFIGAVQGLFPITSTAAEAVDRMHIIDAIYKSAKQK